AGGCCCCAGAGCGCGCCGCTGATCACGGTTTTCGGTGCGCGCAGGGTGTAGAGCGCGGCGAGGATCAGGGCGAAACCGACCGCCACCACCAGATTGCCACCGGTGGTCGACAGCACACGCTGCCAGCCGTCTTGCGGCGACCAGGCTTCGCTGTCGTGATGATGCTCGGCGGTGCCGGCGGCATGTTCATGGGGCGCTTCGAGCGCAGGCGCGGCGCTTTCATAGGTTTCCGCCTGGAGAATCAGCGGCGCGACCCAGAAGCTTTGCAGCAGGGTCAGTAGCAGGGCGGCCAGCAGGCCGGTAAAGCCTGCGGTACTGGCAATACGCTTGATCATCGGGGCAGCACTCAGTGGCAAGGGAAGGCGGCGCTGTGGCGGGTATCGTGGGCAGCGTTGTGCACCGCTTCGATGTGCGAGAAACCGGCGAAGTACACCAGGCACAGGCCCAGCAGCGAGGCGCCGACAGCAACCAGCAGGCGCTGGCTGAGGCTTGACGGGGTAACGGCTTGGTTAATGGCGGTACTGGTACGCATGGCGCTTTCCTCTTGGTGTTGTCGGCAACAGGCAAGCGCAGCAAACCCCTGCGCGGCGTTCGCCCAGGGGTTGTAACAGCGCCCGCCCACCGCGGGTTTGTTCGGTCAAGCGTTGGGCCGGTCTCCGGGCTGGTGAGGGTTGGCCGCAGGCCACACCACAGGCGTCACCTTCCCATGCCAGACAGCGGGCACAGTGGCTCTGACGCTTTTCTCACTTACCGTTGCGGGGGCAGCACCGGACTTGCCATACACCCTATAAAGAGCGTACGACGCACCGGTTTCCCAGTTTCACCCTCAAGGGGCACCCAAACGAATGGCGTTAGCAAATCACGGGCGCGGGCAGGCGTCAATCGTGACAGCAGTTGACCGCTCACCGGGCACTGCGTAGCCTAGCCGCTTCGAGGTTCTTCGGCGCTGGCCGAAGCTAAGACGGGAACGCGGTTCAAGCCGCGGCTGCCCCCGCAACTGTAAGCATTGAAGGGTTCGACACAGCCACTGCAGCACGTGCGGGAAGGCGTCGTTCGACTGGCCACTGCGCCGGTGCAATGCAAGCCAGGAGACCTGCCTCGAACAGTTTCCGACATTCAACCGGGCGGGGTGATCCGGTGGCGAACAGGCCAGGTGCACAACACCTTTGGCGCTCGTCCCGCATGCCCGCCATCCTGCCAAGGGCATCGAAATGAAAACACTGGCCAAACTCCCCGTCACCATCGTTACCGGCTTCCTCGGCTCGGGCAAGACCACGCTGCTGCGGCACATGCTCGACAACGCCCAGGGGCGGCGCATCGCGGTGATCGTCAACGAGTTTGGCGAGCTGGGCATCGACGGCGAAATCCTCAAGCAATGCAGCATCGGCTGCACTGAAGAAGAGGCCAGCGGCCGCGTCTATGAGCTGGCCAACGGCTGCCTGTGCTGCACCGTGCAGGAAGAGTTCTTCCCGGTGATGCGCGAGCTGGTGGCGCGTCGCGGCGACCTCGACCACATCCTCATCGAAACCAGCGGCCTGGCCCTGCCCAAGCCCCTGGTACAAGCCTTTCAGTGGCCAGAAATCCGTAACGCCTGCACCGTTGATGCAGTGATCACCGTGGTCGACAGCCCGGCTGTTGCCGCCGGCACCTTTGCCGCCTACCCGGAGCAGGTCGATGCGCAGCGCAAGCTCGACCCCAACCTTGACCACGAATCGCCACTGCACGAGCTGTTCGCCGACCAGCTGGCCAGCGCCGACCTGGTGGTGCTGAACAAGGCCGACCTGATCGCCGCCGACGACCTGGCCAAGGTTCGCGCCGAAGTCGAAGAAGAGCTGCCGCCGGCGGTCAAGGTGATCGAAGCCAGCAGCGGCCGCCTGCCGCTGGAAGTGTTGCTGGGCCTGGGTGCCGAATCCGAGGCGCACATCGATGGCCGCCGCACCCACCACGACTCGCACCACGACGGTGACGATCACGACGACCATGACCACGACGCCTTCGACTCGATCTCCATCGAGCTGCCGCAAGCCGACGAAAGCCTGCTGCTCGACGCCCTGACCCAACTGGTGGTGCAACACGGCATCCTGCGGGTCAAAGGTTTTGCGGCGATCCCGGGCAAGCCGATGCGCCTGCTGATCCAGGGCGTAGGCACCCGTTTCGACAAGCACTTCGACCGCGCCTGGCGCAGCGAAGAGCCGCGCACCACGCGCCTGGTGCTGATCGGCCAGGAGCTGGATGCGCCGCAGCTGCAAGCGAGCCTGCGCGCCGCCCTGGGCGCCTGACCCATGCACCTGCTGCGGACCCAGCCCGGTGGTTTTGTACCGGACGACAGCATTGCCGACCTCGGCCAGACCCCGGCCGAGCTGGTAATCCTCTGCAGCGGTGACTCGCACCTGGCGCTGCTGGCCGAAACCGCCCAGCAGCTGCCCGAGGATTTCCCCAGCCTGCGTCTGGCCAACCCCATGCAGGTACAGAATCATGCCTCGGTCGACCTGTATGTCGACCAGGTGCTGCGCCATGCCAAGGTTATCCTGGTGTCGCTGCACGGCGGCGTCGGTTACTGGCGCTATGGTGTGGAGCAACTGCTGGAACTGGCCGCCCGTGGCGTGCAGTTGATCCTGGTGCCCGGCGACGACCGCCCTGACCCGGAACTGACCGGCCTGAGCACGGTGCCGGCCGAGCAGGCCGAACGGCTCTGGCACTTCTTGCGCCAGGGCGGCAAGGCCAATGCCCTTAACCTGTTCAACTGCCTGGCCAGCCAGTACCTGCAGCGCGACTACCCGTGGAGCGCGCCGCAGCAACTGCCGCGCACCGCGGTGTACCACCCGCGCAAGGCCGCTGCGGCGCTGCAGGACTGGTTCGGTGAGTGGCAGGTCGAGCAGCCAGTGGTGCCGATCCTGTTCTACCGCTCGCACCTGCAGGCGGCCAACACGGCCTTTATCGACACCTTTTGCCAGCGTTTGCAACTGGCCGGGCTCAACCCCTTGCCGATTGCCGTGGCCAGCCTCAAGGAGGTTGCGTGCCTGCAGCAGGTCGAAGACTGGCTGGACCAGGTCGACGCTGCGCTGATCATCAACACCACAGGCTTTGCCCAGTCCAGCCCCGAGCAGCCGCACCTGCGCCCGTTTCGCCGCGACATCCCGGTGTTGCAGGCGATCTGCGCCCAGGACAACGAACCGGCCTGGCAGGCCAGCGAGCAGGGCCTGGGTGCCCGTGACCTGGCCATGCACATCGCCTTGCCGGAGCTGGACGGGCGCATCATCACCCGCCCGGTCAGCTTCAAGGACCTGGCCTGGCGCAGCGAGCGCAGCCAGTCCGATGTGGTCTGCTACCGCGCCCAGGCCGAACGCATGGACTTTGTCGCCGAGCTGGCGCGGCGCTGGTGTGCGCTGGCGCAGATACCCAACGGGCAGAAGCGCGTGGCGCTGATCCTCGCCAACTACCCGACCCGCGATGGTCGCATCGGCAATGGCGTGGGCCTCGATACGCCGGCAGCGGCGCTGAACATCCTGCGCACCCTGCAGGCCCAGGGCTATCCGCTGGCGCCCTTGCCCGACAGCGGCACGGCGCTGATCCAGGCTTTGCTCGGTGGCGTCAGCAACGACCTGGACAGCCTCGACCTGCGCCCGTGCATGCAGAGCATGGCCCTGGAGGACTACCTGGCGGCCTTTGCTACCTTGCCCGAGGCCAATCAGCTCGCTGTGCGCGAGCGCTGGGGCGAACCGAGCCAGGACCCGATGTGGCGCAGCGGGCGGATGATGATCGCCGGCCTGCGCTACGGCCTGACTTTTGTCGGCATCCAGCCGGCACGGGGTTACCAGCTGGACCAGAGCGCGGTCTATCACGACCCGGACCTGGTGCCGCCGCATGGCTACCTGGCGTTCTACTTCTGGCTGCGCCATGGCTTTGCCGCCGATGCGCTGATCCATGTCGGCAAGCACGGCAACCTCGAATGGCTGCCGGGCAAGGGTGTCGGGCTGTCCGATAGCTGCTGGCCGGACGCCTTGCTCGGGCCGCTGCCGAACATTTATCCGTTTATCGTCAACGACCCGGGCGAGGGCGCCCAGGCCAAGCGCCGCACCCAGGCGGTGATCATCGACCACCTGATGCCGCCGCTGACCCGCGCCGAAACCTACGGGCCGTTGCGCCACCTGGAGCTGCTCGCCGACGAGTACTACGAGGCGCAGTTGCTCGATCCGCGCCGGGCCCGCGAGCTGCAGCGCGACATCCTGGCGCTGGTGCGCGACAACCATATCGATCGCGAACTGCAGATCGAAGGCGCCCTGGACGATGCCGCGATCTGGCTGCCACGCCTGGACACCTACCTGTGCGACCTCAAGGAATCGCAGATCCGCGATGGCCTGCACGTGTTCGGCGAGTCGCCGGCCGGGCGCCTGCGTATCGACACCTTGCTGGCGCTATTGCGGGTGGAACGCGGTGATGGGCGCGGGGCCAACGGCAGTTTGTTGCGGGCCCTGGCCAAGGCGCTGAACCTGGGCTTCGACCCGCTCGATTGCGACCTCGGCCAGCCCTGGCAAGGCCCTCGGCCCGCACTCTTGGCGACATTGGACGAAGCCTGGCGCACCGCCGGCGATACCCGCGAGCGCCTTGAGCTGTACGCCAGCCAACTGATCGAGCAGACCCTCGATGGCAGCGTGCAGCTGGTCGGCGGCCCTGAATGGGCACAGGTACAGGCGATTCTCGACGCGCTGGCGCAGCAGGTCGCGCCGCAACTGGACAACTGCGGCCCGGCAGAAATGCACGGCTTGCTGGCTGCCCTCGACGGTCGCTTCGTGCCTGCCGGCCCCAGTGGCGCGCCAAGCCGCGGGCGCCTGGACGTACTGCCGACCGGGCGCAACTTCTATACCGTCGATGTGCGCAACCTGCCGACCACCACCGCCTGGCGCATCGGTTTTGCCTCGGCCAACCTGATCCTCGAACGCCATTTGCAAGACCATGGCGATCACCTGCGCCAGCTCGGCCTGTCGGTGTGGGGCACGGCGACCATGCGCACCGGCGGCGACGATATCGCCCAGGCCATGGCCCTGCTTGGCGTGCGGCCGGTGTGGGCCAGCGGCAGCCAGCGCGTCGACGACTTCGAAATCCTGCCCTTGAGCCTGCTCGACCGGCCACGGGTGGATGTCACCTTGCGCGTCTCGGGGTTCTTCCGCGATGCTTTTGGCAACCTGATCAAGCTGTTCGATGCGGCGGTGCAAGCGGTG
This portion of the Pseudomonas sp. SORT22 genome encodes:
- a CDS encoding CbtB domain-containing protein; amino-acid sequence: MRTSTAINQAVTPSSLSQRLLVAVGASLLGLCLVYFAGFSHIEAVHNAAHDTRHSAAFPCH
- the cobW gene encoding cobalamin biosynthesis protein CobW, yielding MKTLAKLPVTIVTGFLGSGKTTLLRHMLDNAQGRRIAVIVNEFGELGIDGEILKQCSIGCTEEEASGRVYELANGCLCCTVQEEFFPVMRELVARRGDLDHILIETSGLALPKPLVQAFQWPEIRNACTVDAVITVVDSPAVAAGTFAAYPEQVDAQRKLDPNLDHESPLHELFADQLASADLVVLNKADLIAADDLAKVRAEVEEELPPAVKVIEASSGRLPLEVLLGLGAESEAHIDGRRTHHDSHHDGDDHDDHDHDAFDSISIELPQADESLLLDALTQLVVQHGILRVKGFAAIPGKPMRLLIQGVGTRFDKHFDRAWRSEEPRTTRLVLIGQELDAPQLQASLRAALGA
- the cobN gene encoding cobaltochelatase subunit CobN; translated protein: MHLLRTQPGGFVPDDSIADLGQTPAELVILCSGDSHLALLAETAQQLPEDFPSLRLANPMQVQNHASVDLYVDQVLRHAKVILVSLHGGVGYWRYGVEQLLELAARGVQLILVPGDDRPDPELTGLSTVPAEQAERLWHFLRQGGKANALNLFNCLASQYLQRDYPWSAPQQLPRTAVYHPRKAAAALQDWFGEWQVEQPVVPILFYRSHLQAANTAFIDTFCQRLQLAGLNPLPIAVASLKEVACLQQVEDWLDQVDAALIINTTGFAQSSPEQPHLRPFRRDIPVLQAICAQDNEPAWQASEQGLGARDLAMHIALPELDGRIITRPVSFKDLAWRSERSQSDVVCYRAQAERMDFVAELARRWCALAQIPNGQKRVALILANYPTRDGRIGNGVGLDTPAAALNILRTLQAQGYPLAPLPDSGTALIQALLGGVSNDLDSLDLRPCMQSMALEDYLAAFATLPEANQLAVRERWGEPSQDPMWRSGRMMIAGLRYGLTFVGIQPARGYQLDQSAVYHDPDLVPPHGYLAFYFWLRHGFAADALIHVGKHGNLEWLPGKGVGLSDSCWPDALLGPLPNIYPFIVNDPGEGAQAKRRTQAVIIDHLMPPLTRAETYGPLRHLELLADEYYEAQLLDPRRARELQRDILALVRDNHIDRELQIEGALDDAAIWLPRLDTYLCDLKESQIRDGLHVFGESPAGRLRIDTLLALLRVERGDGRGANGSLLRALAKALNLGFDPLDCDLGQPWQGPRPALLATLDEAWRTAGDTRERLELYASQLIEQTLDGSVQLVGGPEWAQVQAILDALAQQVAPQLDNCGPAEMHGLLAALDGRFVPAGPSGAPSRGRLDVLPTGRNFYTVDVRNLPTTTAWRIGFASANLILERHLQDHGDHLRQLGLSVWGTATMRTGGDDIAQAMALLGVRPVWASGSQRVDDFEILPLSLLDRPRVDVTLRVSGFFRDAFGNLIKLFDAAVQAVAALDEPDELNPLAAKVRSERAELLAQGLDAEQAARQAGWRVFGAKPGAYGAGVQNAIDERLWNDRQDLAEVYLNHGGYAYGTADDGTPARADFARRLSQVQAVVQNQDNHEHDLLDSNDYYQFQGGMLAAVESLGGSSVASYHGDHSQPDRPRIRTLKEELNRVIRARALNPKWIDGVKRHGYKGAFELAATVDNLFAFDATTQLIDDHHYQSLADAYVLDDATRDFIRQHNPEALRDITERLLEAQQRGLWQEPGDYREALEEQLLAGEEEN